The Streptomyces sp. M92 nucleotide sequence AGCCAGGTCGCCGTCGAGCTGGCCGACGTACTGCACCGGCGCGGCAAGTCCGCCGAGGCGGCCGGACTGCTGCACGGCGTGCTGGACGACCTGTCCTCCGAGCGCGGTGCCGTGCACTCCGCGGGCGCGCACCGGCTGCTCGGCGTCATCGCCGAGGACGCCCGGGACACCGAGGCGGCCGAGGAGCACTACGTCCGCGCGCTCAGCCTGCTGGAGCGGGCGGGCGCCGCCGGTGACCTGGCCGACCTGTGCCGGCTCCTCGGCGACCTGCTGCGCCGCACCGGCCGGGTGGAGGCGGCCCTGGACGCCTACCGCACCGGCCTCGGGCACCGTACGGCGCCGGGCACGACGACCCTGGGGCCGGCCCCCGCGCAGCCGCCGCTGTAGGCGGTCCCGGCACCGTGTTTCCGCCGGTCGGGCACGGGTAGTCGAGCCTGCGGCCGCGTCGGAGAAGGAGGCGGTGCGCGTGCGTCCCAGCGAGGAACCCGCGTGGCCCCCGGACGGGACACGCGCCGCCGAGGTGATCGCCGCCCAGGTGCGCGGCGCCCCGCCCGGCGAGGTGCCGGGCCGCCTGTGCCGGACGGCGGTGCGGCTGCTGCCGGTGACCGGCGCGAGCGCGTCGCTGCGGGGCGAGGGCGTGCCGGTACGGCTGTGCGCCAGCGGTGACCGGGCCTCGTACCTGGCGGAGATCCAGGCCACCCTGGGTGACGGCCCCTGTGTGAGCGCCGCCGAGGCGGGCGCCCCGGTGCTCGCCCGCGATCTGGCGTCCGGCGCGGACGCCGGGCGGTGGCCCGTCTACGCCCAGCAGGCGACGGCGGTCGGCGTACGGGCGGTGTACGCGCTGCCGCTGGGCAGCGACGCGGTGTGCCTGGGCACCCTCGACCTCTACCGGGACACTCCCGGCCCGCTGACCGGCCCCGACCTGCGCACGGCACGGCTCGTGGCCGGTGTGATGACGGTGGCGCTGATGGCGTTGGAGCGCGGGGAGGACGCCTGGCTGGACGAGCTGGCCGGCGACCACGACGAGGTCTATCGGGCCGTCGGCATGATCATGGCCCAGCTGGGCGTCGGCGCCGACGAGGCCCTGGCCCGCCTGCGCGCCGACGCCTTCGCCCGCGGCCGCAGCGCCTACGCAGTGGCCCGCGACGTACTCGCCCACCACCGGCGCTTCGACCGCGACGGCTAGAGCCGTCCGTCCGGCGGACCAGGTCGCGGGAGCGGAGCCCGGGGGCGTCCGGCTGCACGGCGGAGGAGCGAGTCGGCGCGATGGGGCCCCGCGTCGGCGCGGTCGAGTGTGGGGGCGCGCCCGGCCTCCGTGTCCGCGGCATGGTCCGCCGGGCCGGTCCTACACCTGCGCCCGCCCCTGCCGCCGTACCTCCGCCAGGTGTTCCGGCTCCGTCGGCGCGGTCGAGTGTGGGGGCGCGCCCGGCCTCCGTGTCCGCGGCATGGTCCGCCGGGCCGGTCCTACACCTGCGCCCGCCCCTGCCGCCGTACCTCCGCCAGGCGTTCCGACCCCCTCTCCACGGCCGTCCACGTCGCGTCGGCGGCCGGATCGGCGAGGGTGCCGTTGGTGAGGGTGATCGCGTCGTCGCCGAGGCGTACGGCGACCAGGGCCACCGTGAGGACGGTGTCCCCGGCGCGCACCGTCACCCGCAGGCCCTGCCGGGCGTCCCCCGCCTCGGGCAGGGCGACGTCGGTGACCCGGACCTCCCGGGCGGCGCCGCCCGCGGCGCGGGCCGTGAAGCTCCCGCACGTGTCCGGCAGCGTGCCGAGCCAGGTCAGCGCGGTGTCGATGTCGGCGGCGCGGTGGGAGGTGATCCGGTAGTGCAGCTGGGCCCCGCCCGTCACCTCGTCCAGGGCGGTGGCGGCGCGCGGGGCGGTGGCGGCGCCGAAGAGGTCCTCGGTGTAGAGGACGTCCAGCAGCCGCCCGCAGTCGGGCCGCTCCGCGCTCGCCTTGAGCATCTGGTCCCGCCAGGTCGCCGCGCCCCGCGTCGGCTCCCACGTCCCCGCCAGGTCGGCCTCAGTGATCAGGGCCGCCCGCGCCTGCCCCCGGGTGAGCACGGGCGGCACGGTGGCCGGCGGGAGCGCGGCCGGGGACTGGGTGGTCGCCGGAGCGGTCGCGGCCGGGCGGTCCGCCTCCGGTCCGCCGGTGGAGCAGGCGGCCACCGTCCACACCAGCAGCGCCGAGAGCGCGGCGGCGTGCCGGAGGCGGGCGGCGGGCGCGGGGTGCTGCATCGGGGTGCCTCCTGGAGGGCCGGGGCGATCGGCGCCGTTCCGGTCCGGTCGCACCCTCCACGGCACCACCGCCCCCGCCCCGCCACCAGCGTGCGGGGCCGTCCGGGTGAGGGGGAGGTGGTGCCGGGACGCGGGGCCCGTGGCCCTACAGCGCCAGCCACACCGTCGTGTCGGGGCCCAGGCGGCCGTCCTCCAGCGGCGCGCTGCTCAGCAGCACCTCCCCGGCCGGCCGGTCCACCGTTCGGCCGGAGAGGTTGGTGACGCAGCGCCAGCCGGGCGAGCGGTCGAACTGGAGCACCCCGTCCGGGACGTCGTCCGCCCAGGTCAGCGACTCTCCGTCGAGCAGCTTGCGGCGCAGGCGCAGGGCCGTGCGGTACAGCTCCAGGGTCGAGCCCGCCACCCCGTCCTGCGCCTCGACGGCGTACGCCGCGAAGCCGGGCGGCTGCGGCAGCCACGCTCCGCCCGCGCCGAAGCCGTACGACGGGCCGTCCGTCGTCCACGGCAGCGGCACCCGGCACCCGTCGCGGCCCTTGCGGACGTGCCCGGTCTGCTCCCAGATCGGGTCCTGGAGCACCTCGGTGGGCAGGTCGGCCACCTCGGGCAGCCCCAGTTCCTCGCCCTGGTAGACGTACGCCGAGCCGGGCAGCGCCAGCATCAGCAGCGTCGCCGCGCGGGCCCGGCGCAGCCCGGCCGCCTCGTCGACGGCCGGTGCCTTGCCGCCGGACAGCAGCCAGGCGTCGGTGTCGGTGTCCGGCGGCAGGACCAGGCGGGAGGCGTGGCGGATCACGTCGTGGTTGGAGAGCACCCAGGTCGCCGAGGCCCCGGCGGCGCGGGCGTCGGCCAGCGAGCCGGTGATGATCTCGCGCAGCTCGGCGGCGTCCCAGCCGCCCTGGAGGTACTCGAAGTTGAACGCCTGGCCCAGTTCGTCCGGCCGGGCGTACAGCGCGCGCCGGGCGCCCGGCACCCACGCCTCGGCGACCGCCGTCCGGGGCGGGGTGTAGGTGTCGAAGATCTTCCGCCAGTCGCGGTAGACCTCGTGGACGTCGTCGCGGTCGTAGAACGGGTGGGTGCCGGGAGCGAACTCCGTGAGGGCCGCCTCGCTGCTCAGCTCGGGGGCGCCGAGGTCGCGCAGCGGCTCGGTCAGGTCCTTGACCAGGGCGTGCGCCACGTCGACGCGGAAGCCGTCGACGCCCCGGTCGCACCAGAACTTCAGCGTGGTGCGGAAGTCGGCGCGGACCTGCTCGTTCTCCCAGTTGAGGTCGGGCTGCTGGGGCGCGAAGAGGTGGAGGTACCACTGTCCGTCCGGCACCCGCTTCCAGGCGCTGCCGCCGAAGACGGACTGCCAGTCGGTGGGCGGCAGTTCACCCTGCTCGCCGCGTCCGTCGCGGAAGACGTAGCGGTCGCGGGCGGCCGAACCGGGGGCGGCCGCCAGGGCCTCGCGGAACCACGCGTGGCGGTGCGAGGTGTGGTTGGGGACCAGGTCGACGATCACCTTCAGGCCCAGGCGGTGGGCCTCGGCGGCCATGGCGTCGAAGTCGTCCAGGGTGCCGAGGCGGGGGTCGACGTCGCGGTAGTCCTCGACGTCGTAGCCGCCGTCGGCGAGTTCGGAGGGGTAGAACGGGCTGAGCCACAGGGCGTCGACGCCCAGGGCGGCCAGGTGGGTCAGGCGCTGGGTGACGCCGCGCAGGTCACCGAGCCCGTCGCCGTCGGCGTCGGCGAAGCTGCGGGGGTAGACCTGGTAGATGACGGCCTGCCGCCACCAGTCGGGGTCCTTGGACGACAGGTCGGGCGTGCTGGCGGTGCTGCGTACGGACACGCGGTCTCCTTCGCGGTGCGTGCGGGCGACACGAATAGATCTGTCCACATCACCCGAAAAGGGAACCCGTGCGCCCGCGACGCGCCGAGGCTACGAACCCGTGCGCTCGACCGTGCTCAGGTACAGCTCCACGTACCGCGCCACGTCCACCTCCAAGCCGACGTCCACCAGCGGCTGTTCGCGCGTGTCCCCGTGGAGTTCGGCCTCGCCGACGCGGGCCCGGCGGTCGACGAGGGTCTGGCCGCGGGCCGGTCCGGGGGCCAGGCACACCTCGACGGGCAGCCGGTGCGTGGTCAGGCCCCCGGGGTCGATCACCGCGCAGACCGCGCCCGCGTCGCCGAGTCCGCCGCCGGGGTCCGTCTCGTCGGTGGCCGGGCCGCGGTGGGCGAGCAGCTCACCGGCGAGCCGGGTGCCGGGCTCGGTGCTCGCGCGCAGCCGGCGCACGTCCGGGCCCGGCACGATCACCCGCTGGAACACGTCCAGCCCGTACATCGTGACCGGCACCCCGGCCCCGAGCAGGATCGCGGCGGCCTCCGGGTCGTGCCAGACGTTGAACTCGGCGACCGGCGTCGCGTTGCCGGTGGCCACCGCGCCGCCCATGAAGACGATCCGCTCGATGTTGCGCGTGACCTCGGGGTGGGTGCGCAGCAGCAGCGCGATGTTGGTCGCCGGGGCGGTGGGGATCAGGGTGACCGGGCGCGGCGCGGTGAGGATCTCGCGGCGCAGCAGGGTCACGGCGTCCACGTCGACGGGGGCGCGGGAGGGCGCGGGCAGGCCCAGGTCGCCCATGCCGTCGTGGCCGTGCACGTGCCGGGCGGTGCGCACCGCCTCGATCAGCGGCCGCTCGGCGCCCCGGGCGACGGGCACGTCCGGGGCGCCGGCCCGCTCCAGCACGGTCAGGGTGTTGCGCACGACCCCCGCCACGTCGGTGTTGCCGGCCACGCAGGTGACCGCGCGCAGGTCGAGCCCCGGGTGGCGGACCGCCAGCAGCAGGGCCAGGGCGTCGTCGACGCCGGTGTCGCAGTCGATGATCACCGGGATGGGCTGCGGCGGGGCGGAGGGGGTCGTCACGGCGGGGGCTCCTAGGTGTGGGTGGGGGCGCCGGTGCGGTGACCCTACGCGGGCCCAGGGCCCGGTCGCCCCGTCGGGCCCGGTGAGGGAGGCCCGCCGGCCCCACCGCCCGGTCAGACCACGATCGCCAGATCGTGCGGGGCGGCGTTCAGCCGCCGGCCGCCGTCCTCGGTGCAGGTCACGACGTCCTCGATGCGGACGCCGAAGCGGCCCGGCAGGTAGATGCCGGGCTCGATGGAGAAGCACATGCCCGCCACGAGCCGCTGCTCCTCGCCCTGCACCAGGTAGGGCGGTTCGTGGGTGGTGACGCCGACGCCGTGGCCGGTGCGGTGGGCGAAGTGCTCGGCGTGGCCGGCCTCCTCGATCACCGCGCGGGCCGCCCGGTCGACGTCCTGGCAGGACACCCCGGGCCGGACCGCGTCGAAGGCCGCCCGCTGGGCGCCGCGGACGACCTCGTGCACCCGGCGCTCCTCCTCGGTCGGGGCGCCGACGTGGACGGTGCGGGTGGTGTCGGAGCCGTAGCCGTTGCGCAGGCCGCCGAAGTCCAGGACGACCATGTCGCCGTCCTCGATGACCCGGTCGCCGGCCCGGTGGTGCGGGTCGGCGCCGCGCGGTCCGGAGCCGACGACCGTGAAGTCGACCCGGTGGTGGCCGTGCTCGCGCAGCAGCCGGGCCAGGTCGGCGGCCAGGTCGCGTTCGCGCCGCCCGCCGAAGCGCAGCCCGAGGACCTCCTCGTACGCCGCGTCCGCCGCCGCGGCCGCGTCCGCCAGCCGGGCCACCTCCTGCTCGTCCTTCACCGCGCGCAGCATCGGCAGTACGGCGGACAGCGGCCGGTAGGTGGCCAGCGGCAGCTGCTCCTGGAGGCAGAGCAGGTGCAGCGCCCAGGTCCCGTCGGACACGGCGTAGCGGCCGTGCGGGCGCAGCAGCCCGGCCGCCGCGGCGTGCGGGTTCTGGCCGTCCCACCACTCGAAGACCCGCAGCGCGCCGGCGCCGGGTGCCGCCTCGGCCTGGGGGCGTTCCAGCCCGGGGACGAGCAGCCGGGGCTGGGAGTCGGCGGTGAGGACGAGGAGGGTGAGGCGCTCGGTGGGTTCGGTGGGCCGGTAGCCGCACAGCCACACCAGGTCGGGGCCCGGGGTGACCAGCACGCCGGCGAGCCCGAGGGTGGCGGCCTCGTACGCCGCCCGCTCCATGCGGGCCGCGTACTCCTGTTCGGTGAAGGCGGCGGCCGGTGCCGTGCCCTGCCCGGCCTCGCTCGGATCGCCCGGGGCGCTCATGGCGTCAGTAGCGCACGGCCCGGGCCACCACCGCGCGCACCTCGCCCGGCAGGTCGTGGCTGCTGCGGGCGGTGGCGCGGGCGGACTCGCCGGCGCCGACGTCCGGGACGGTGACGACGACCGTGTCGCGCAGGGTGCCGTCGGCGTCGGTGAGGTTCACCTGCACCGCGAAGGACTTCGCCGAGTCGGCGGTGTTGCGGACGGTGACCTCCACGGTGGTGCGCCCGTCGGCGGCCGTCTCCGGTTCGCCCAGCCGCACGTCCGCCTCGACGTCGGCGCCCTCCTGGATCTCCGCCAGCCACCGCCCGGCCTCCGCGGTCGCCGACGCCACCGCGTCCGCGCCCTCGGAGGCCAGCGAGGAGGCGGCCGACGCGGCCCGGCTGGCCGCCGCGCTGCCCGCGTCCGAGGGCGCGTCGCCGTCGGAGCCGCCGGAGCAGCCGGCCAGCACGGTGCCCGTCAGGACCACCGCGCCGACGGCGCCGAGCGCCCGGTGCCAACCGGCCATGTGTCGCCTCCAGTGACCTGGTGGGTACTGGTGGGTACCCGCCCGCGCGAGCACGCGGGTCTCCTTCAGTGAAGGTCTGCGGACACCGCCGCGCACACCGGCGCTGGTCCGGACGGGGGACGCCCGGTGCGTTCCCCGGTGAGCGGCGGGTGTCAGACGTGGCCCGGTCCGCCGCCGCCGAAGGACCCGCTCGACCCCGGCAGCCAGCGGCGGCGGTTCTGGTCGGTGCCCCGGCGGCTGCCGGAGTGGTGGAGCTCGTACGGCATGAGCCGTGGGCTGCCGTCCGGCGCCAGCGGG carries:
- a CDS encoding GAF and ANTAR domain-containing protein gives rise to the protein MRVRPSEEPAWPPDGTRAAEVIAAQVRGAPPGEVPGRLCRTAVRLLPVTGASASLRGEGVPVRLCASGDRASYLAEIQATLGDGPCVSAAEAGAPVLARDLASGADAGRWPVYAQQATAVGVRAVYALPLGSDAVCLGTLDLYRDTPGPLTGPDLRTARLVAGVMTVALMALERGEDAWLDELAGDHDEVYRAVGMIMAQLGVGADEALARLRADAFARGRSAYAVARDVLAHHRRFDRDG
- a CDS encoding glycoside hydrolase family 13 protein, which translates into the protein MSVRSTASTPDLSSKDPDWWRQAVIYQVYPRSFADADGDGLGDLRGVTQRLTHLAALGVDALWLSPFYPSELADGGYDVEDYRDVDPRLGTLDDFDAMAAEAHRLGLKVIVDLVPNHTSHRHAWFREALAAAPGSAARDRYVFRDGRGEQGELPPTDWQSVFGGSAWKRVPDGQWYLHLFAPQQPDLNWENEQVRADFRTTLKFWCDRGVDGFRVDVAHALVKDLTEPLRDLGAPELSSEAALTEFAPGTHPFYDRDDVHEVYRDWRKIFDTYTPPRTAVAEAWVPGARRALYARPDELGQAFNFEYLQGGWDAAELREIITGSLADARAAGASATWVLSNHDVIRHASRLVLPPDTDTDAWLLSGGKAPAVDEAAGLRRARAATLLMLALPGSAYVYQGEELGLPEVADLPTEVLQDPIWEQTGHVRKGRDGCRVPLPWTTDGPSYGFGAGGAWLPQPPGFAAYAVEAQDGVAGSTLELYRTALRLRRKLLDGESLTWADDVPDGVLQFDRSPGWRCVTNLSGRTVDRPAGEVLLSSAPLEDGRLGPDTTVWLAL
- a CDS encoding nucleoside hydrolase, encoding MTTPSAPPQPIPVIIDCDTGVDDALALLLAVRHPGLDLRAVTCVAGNTDVAGVVRNTLTVLERAGAPDVPVARGAERPLIEAVRTARHVHGHDGMGDLGLPAPSRAPVDVDAVTLLRREILTAPRPVTLIPTAPATNIALLLRTHPEVTRNIERIVFMGGAVATGNATPVAEFNVWHDPEAAAILLGAGVPVTMYGLDVFQRVIVPGPDVRRLRASTEPGTRLAGELLAHRGPATDETDPGGGLGDAGAVCAVIDPGGLTTHRLPVEVCLAPGPARGQTLVDRRARVGEAELHGDTREQPLVDVGLEVDVARYVELYLSTVERTGS
- a CDS encoding aminopeptidase P family protein, whose amino-acid sequence is MSAPGDPSEAGQGTAPAAAFTEQEYAARMERAAYEAATLGLAGVLVTPGPDLVWLCGYRPTEPTERLTLLVLTADSQPRLLVPGLERPQAEAAPGAGALRVFEWWDGQNPHAAAAGLLRPHGRYAVSDGTWALHLLCLQEQLPLATYRPLSAVLPMLRAVKDEQEVARLADAAAAADAAYEEVLGLRFGGRRERDLAADLARLLREHGHHRVDFTVVGSGPRGADPHHRAGDRVIEDGDMVVLDFGGLRNGYGSDTTRTVHVGAPTEEERRVHEVVRGAQRAAFDAVRPGVSCQDVDRAARAVIEEAGHAEHFAHRTGHGVGVTTHEPPYLVQGEEQRLVAGMCFSIEPGIYLPGRFGVRIEDVVTCTEDGGRRLNAAPHDLAIVV
- a CDS encoding FxLYD domain-containing protein, which gives rise to MAGWHRALGAVGAVVLTGTVLAGCSGGSDGDAPSDAGSAAASRAASAASSLASEGADAVASATAEAGRWLAEIQEGADVEADVRLGEPETAADGRTTVEVTVRNTADSAKSFAVQVNLTDADGTLRDTVVVTVPDVGAGESARATARSSHDLPGEVRAVVARAVRY